In one Nicotiana tomentosiformis chromosome 6, ASM39032v3, whole genome shotgun sequence genomic region, the following are encoded:
- the LOC138893667 gene encoding uncharacterized protein, giving the protein MYVDEADHDEKPGWKLFFDGAANMRGVGIGAALISETRHHYPVTAQLRFYCTNNIAEYEASILGLRLAIDMGVQEILVLGDSDLLVHQIQGEWETRDLKLIPYRQCLHDLCQRFRSVEFRHIPRIHNEIADALATLASMLHHPDKTYVNPLQIQIRDQHAYCNVVKEELDGESWFHDVKEYIKSGVYPAHATGDQKRTIRRLASRFFLNGRILYKRTPDLGLLRCATPYLLVYGTEVVIPAEVEIPSLRIVVEAEIDDDKWVKIRLEQLSLIDEKRLAAVCHGQLYQRRMARAYNKKGKEILFVVLGIPHEENMFQISSVLSFQDPPG; this is encoded by the exons atgtatgttgaCGAGGCTGATCATGATGAAAAGCCAGGTTGGAAACTTTTCTTTGATGGGGCTGCTAATATGAGAGGTGTCGGAATAGGGGCTGCactcatttctgaaacaaggcatcactaccccgtaacagctcaacttcgattttattgcactaacaacatAGCTGAATACGAGGCAAGCATTCTGGGTTTGAGGCTAGCTATAGACATGGGAGTTCAagaaatattggttttgggagattcagatttgttggttcaccagattcagggagaatgggagacTCGGGATTTGAAGCTCATACCATATCGACAATGTCTTCATGATCTTTGTCAACGATTCAGGTCGgtagaattcaggcatattcccaGGATCCATAATGAGATTGCCGACGCCTTGGCTACTCTGGCGTCAATGTTACACCATCCAGATAAGACTTACGTCAACCCTCTGCAAATCCAAATCCGTGATCAGCATGCCTATTGCAATGTGGTTAAGGAGGAACTTGATGGCGAGTCTTGGTTCCATGATGTCAAGGAATACATCAAATCAGGGGTATATCCGGCACATGCCACAGgcgatcaaaagagaaccattcgacgtCTGGCTAGCAGATTTTTCTTAAATGGGAGAATATTGTATAAgagaactccagatctaggattatTAAGGT gcgcaactccctatttgctggtatatggaacCGAGGTAGTTATACCTGCggaagttgagattccatccctACGAATCGTTGttgaagctgaaattgatgatgatAAGTGGGTCAAAATCCGGCTAGagcaattgagtttgattgatgaaaaaagattggcggcagtatgccatggtcaattgtatcagagaagaatggcaagagcatacaacaagaag GGGAAAGAAATCTTGTTTGTTGTGCTAGGAATTCCCCATGAGGAAAATATGTTCCAGATAAGTTCAgtcttaagttttcaggaccctcctggataa